ACCGGTTCCATTGATAATAGCGTAAAGAAGTGGATCAACGAAGTCAGTAGCACTCAACCTTGTCTGAACGTTGCAAATGATAAAACTGGCCTTGATATAATCGATGAAGACAAGGAATCCATTGAAATTGACAAAGAAGTTGAAACGGTTTTACAAAGTGGGACTATCGTAGAATCTCTGAGCATCACAACTGAAAATTTGAATTCTGTGTCTAATGATGCGCATATCTGCAAAGGTACAAATTGATCACTACTATTcaagtaattttttaaaattaatataatagtAATAATGATTTATGGTTGTTTTCAGATAAGAATAATACATGCTATGCTAACCCCTCGTTCCCGTGTCCGTTTTGTCCACGCATCTACAACAGCTGGGGCTATAGGCGAAGACATGTGAAGTCCAGGCATTTAACAAATAGGTTAGTACATAAACACTTCTATTAAACCGTTTTTGTAAAGATTTTTTACATAAACTGTTATTGTTGAAATATTATGGGAATAAAACTAATACGAATAAACTCATGTGGCAGAGGAAACACAAGGTCGAGCAAACACAAGGTCGACAGGCGCGGAATTAACCTGTAAAAGACCTTCAGAAGTCAATTAAAATTGTGGTTCTCGTTTGGAGACCTCTTTTCAGCATATGTGTACTTATTATAGACCACATCCTAGTAGAAAACAACATGGGATTATCCTTTTTCGCATTAGCAGAACCTAGCAGTGAACTGCATCTTGATAATAATTTCTGATTCTGGAGTATTTccaatagaaaaatattgtatgctGACAGTGATAaaacgacatcgtaaaggtagcagggaagagCTGGACGcatgccgctaccaatcgatcaacatggaaagcattgggggaggcctatgttcagcagtggacatcctatgtatggctgaaatgatatcTTTATATATCTTATATCTTTGGACACTTTTCACACaacgccagctagccccaataaatataatatgatgatgatgataaaatgcctctataattaactttttttattttttctttttaccaCAGACTCGTGCAATGAATACTGGCAGTGTTATTCAAGAACGCCGcctatttatttctttctttatcTACAGACTATCCTGCAAATGGTGCGTAGCAGTGCTGCCATCTACGGGCGCGTGGTACGCGCACGCGACTCGCGCGCACGGCGTCGCGCACGAAGAAGCACGCAACTCGCTCGTGGTCATGGTGGAAGCCCACGCGGTCCTTACGCTACACGAGCCCAGCGTGGCCCAGCTGCTGGGACAAGTGGGCATGAACGAGACCGCTGTGAGTGAGAAGAATTGAGgttttttatgatatttactACTTATCTGTACCTTTTATATGGATTTTTTGAGGTACATTTACACGTTTGCAACAGGTTTTGGCTAAGCCAAGAGTTAAGATGATAatgcaagtaatatttttttactacttTATTTCAATCGTGATTCGATTCAAAGATGTTTAAAAAAACGAATGCCAGATTTAACATTTACTTTCTAGTAAGAAAGGAAATATCCGATTCAATTTagaattgattaaaaaattgaaaaaaaaagtaactatTTCATCGCGAGTGGCCAGTCGCCAGTACTTACGTGTGCAAATCAAAGTTGATGCCATAACATAATGTTCTAATACATCATCATAATTGATATTTCTGATAAATATTTGTCGCCCGAAAGACATGCACTTATTGGAATAAAAGTAACACCCGTTTTTAAATACTGCTTGTTCTGGACAggcctaaattttaaaatgacaatgaGATTAACCTTTATAGACCACTTACTTCACTATCTTGATAATGATTCTAGACTATATCCACTTTTAAATGATTCTTCATTCTCTGCTCTCAAGCGAAAAAGTATTAACTCAACATtacgttttattttatacataatcaTAACGGCCAGTACCGGCATTATACAAAAAAGGTCAGTAAACACTTGTTTTATTCGAcacttattttgtgtttaaGTTAGATCTACTTATTATTGAGAAAATGTGCCAGTtgacataataatttataagaACTGGTATAAGaacgtgaatatttttttaagttttagccACTGTAACATACCAAAAAAAGTTACTACAGatatattttttcgtaaatgGTTATGAAATCAAGAACaagtcatagaaagtaataaaagtcatttatttttcaagtaagcttttaaaaatctcttttacacgtctcaagggattcattaaaattaattttgttatgttacAGTGGCTTTTTAAATTCTTTGTAAATAATGATCTCAATGGAATAAGTCAAGTTTTACTAATTTTTGTCAGTGTCTACGTGATTTAGTTAGTATGGTTTATTGTCTTATTTTACGACGACTTTGTCTGTATGGTAATAAATAagagataattaaaaataaatatatttttcccTGAACCAATAGTACagtgaaataattaataaagtagTTTTTAAAACGATTCTAACATTTTTGGAATTGATTAATAGTCACTATTTCTATTTCATTGGAAAAAGAACTTGATGTTTAAGGAATCTGATTAATTTCACCACTGCATGGAAAAACCTGTGCATTGATTTTAgaagttttgtatttttataacatttaaaaaacGTGTGCAAGAGTTGAAGTAATTTTGACTGAAAAATTAGAGCTTaagattaaaaaatattaatattttcgtATGCTTTTAGATTTAAAGAATTAGCTGTAAGTCAATTATTAGATTtggcaataaatattatagGATGTGATTTTGAAGTGCTAAAAAGAGTTTGAAAAAGCATAATATTTGGAcagtattttataattataaaaattaaaatatttaaaaaactataATGTCGAGATTAACGTAAGAATAAtggagaaaataaaaaagaaattggcatatttaaaacatttattatattaatatttttgtattgttcTGAAGCAATAAGCCGACGTAAGGTAAGGCAGTTGAAACTTTGTGATTGAACATaataagggccctcgcccacggtgacttttttgtagcgatgcagttcCGCTTCTGTAGCGCGTTAGttgtagcgcgttggcatcacttctgtagtgcgttgcaaatgcgactaacgcgcgttggaatgacttctgtagtgcgttgcaaatgcgactaacgcgcgtaagtagcgatgctgtcgcgcgtttcgtaagtcgccgtgggcgagagCCCTATGGACGGTCGCCAGCACATCAATCTTTGCCtttacatatacagggtgtcccgtaatgtaacgtcaagccggaactgggtgttgaggcaagttgtgctggttatcagaaaaatataaaaaaaaatctatgtggcatattttaaaaataataggcatttaaaaaaaatcaaaaaattctactccaggtgacggtccttttactcgtgttgccacaaatcttcactttttccaaattttttttctgttatgtaaccctgaataatgcttctctaaattgttatcaaaattacaaaaccagctgctccaacttggatgaaaaaaatacattattcccaaaaaaaaatatcaaaataaaaattttgcctagtttaaactgactgtactgaaaaaaaattgtactacgcgagtgtggcaagtgacgtcataatttggcgcatttagtaaggattccaaaatggtataacactttgtaaaatcttgctgtaactgtcgacaatttttgtttattggaaataatcccgtttttaactttatctaccttggtaaaaaatattattctaatgtgcccaaaatttaagtttctggcttaagtgaggtggagaagccattttaaaaggtatgagcgggacggagaggggcatcttaccaagcagggatgttatggatatccgtaaccgtaaccgaaactatcggatatccgaaataaaaaaatgtccataaccgtaaccgaaactgattcaaaagttacggatagtttcggataaaggccaaactgcaaaactctatgaaatttgcagtatacacgccgcagctgcaatgccgcgctgccgatttcatagttttgcagtttgcggttgcagtttgcggtctgcggcccgtcttggaattgtaccttaaatcttaatatttgttaccaacttgtctggcattcgctggcaccatctaatatgccagcctgttttacctttatcatacataggtgtcgtcttagttggtacataaagtagctatgtgggtcacgctcacgcagcatcttgctatttgtattatacctacatttttgaaattctaataattccgtaaccgaaattatccgagactttcggataatctgaaatgatttcatatccgtgaccgtaaccgaaaccggtataatattattcgaatatccgtaaccgtatccataaccgaaacttcatatccttattatccctgttaccaagtacaagtgcaggcagagcaggtagtaaaggcgcgcgcgcacgggtgacttttgtcacagtatgtcaactactaattactgtcatggtgacatggtgtgaattttgggcacattagaataagaatttttaaccaaggtaaataaagttaaaaacgggactatttccaaaaaaacaaaaattgtcgacaattacagcaaaaatttaccaagtgttataccattttggaatccttactaaatgcgccaaattatgacgtcacttgccacactcgcgtagtacatttttttttcagtacagtcagtttaaactaggcaaaatttttattttgaaattttttttgagaataatgtattttttcatccaagctggagcagctggttttgtaattttgataacaatttagagaagcattattcagagttacataacaaaaaaaaaatttggaaaaagtgaagatttgtggcaacacgagcaaaaggaccgtcacctggagtagaattttttgatttttttaaatgcctattatttttaaaatatgccacatagatttttttttatatttttctgataaccagcacaacttgcctcaacacccagttccggcttgacgttacattacgggacaccctgtatattcgttccaaaatcgcacttattacgattacataagatgccacaatgttTAGCTTGGTGTGCCGTCGTCCGTACATTGAGTAGATTTAAGTACTGAGATTGCGTCAGCTCAACGTATAACGATATAATATTTAACAATACATTGTCGTCAAACAAAATTTCTTATGAGACACATATCAAACTGTACAAATAATCCACGAGCTTCATAtactacatattacataataatatgtaacttACAAAAATTTTCACTTTTACATAAGCTGGATGTAAACTTTTTCAGTGTTATGTAACGTAGCGTGTAATGTAACGTGAATTTGGTAGTTGATAGCGTAAACCATTTTTTCCAAGGTACAACTTTACAAAAAGTACAATAACTCTagctttgaaaattattttgtagctGGTCTTTGACAAAAGATATTGAAGAGCTGCTTTGACAGACCACAAAAAGAATGTAAATTGACTAGTGTGTCAACTACCCTATTATGATGTGTCATGTTACGTTTTAGTTTGCGTACTAAGTTCCAACTAAAGGAACAGTCCCCATACATACAGAGTTCGCAGTTAGTTTCTTCCATACTTTGCGTTACATTTCACGACAAATTACATTGCACGTTACACAAGTCTGGGTCTTTAATTTCCCGACAACAAATATGACCCTTGTCGTCAGTCAATATGAATAGAATTAGAAACACTTTATTTACTCAATAAGTACATTAAACAACAACAATACAACAAGAACAAATCCATTACTGAGCCACTGCGCCAAAGGTTCCCTCAGCATTTATTTTGACATActcgtaagggcatgtcaagaagctggtcttccgcggaaGCCCTTTTAGTTCACATCCATAAACACCCGATAAGATACCGTTCTGTCCTGTACAAGGTTATATTTGCTGTCAAACTGGTAATATACCATATTATGAGCACTTCTATCAGCTAGGTGGGTGTTGTAATAAAACACTTTATCtcgtaaaaacaaaacacgaggCTTTTGCTATTAGTACCTTACATTCTATAAATGTGAGagctttcataaaaaaaaaaaactatcccAGTGTGAGTATTTTTCGATCAATATTCTTAAAACAATTCTTCCTTCATCTTCTGTAAATATGAATTTAAACACCCACCTTTAAATAGCTTTAACCATACATTTCCACAGATACTGTCGACCAGTTTTTATGAATTAGTAATTATAATAAGTTACCAAagcaatttataaaataagtttaGGAATAAGCAAGTTaatgaatatattttttataacgtGATGAGCCCTAAGATGTATATTTAAGTAACACTgtgtgtatatttttataatacgcCATAATTCGCTTTAAGGTTTACTTTGTATTTAATATACTTAACTCTATTGAgatttaaaacaattattaattatctcATTCATAACATAACAAAATCTTATGACTTATGTAAACCATGTGGCTTTAAAAACttaactgtcaaaaaaatttaatataacgccataatattaaaaataaaatgtatgcgGACTTCCAGTACAATGgagattaaatatattttttacaaaaacatgTTTGGGTTTGCATTTTACAAGTCCGTTACTATACCTTCCACTGTGATACCGGGGGCCAACTCGACTTTCTCACTCTCCAAGTTATCCACAACAGTGCACAGTAGGTCCGTTTTGGAGTCTCGCTTCTTCAAAGCGGCCATAATGAGTTCCTTTGAGTCTTTTCTGATTAGTTCTCTGCTCATAGGccgaggcggcggcggcgcaggACTTTTCTTCCCTGTGGGCGTTGCTTTGCCTGATGCTGGTGTTGTTCTACCCGCAACAGCTGGTGGAACATGGGCAACCGGAGACGGTGCAATTCTTGGATAAGGCGAGGTATATCTCGGAATCCGGTCCTCCAAAATACCATTGTCAGTCTCACCAGATCGCTTCATCGAAGCTCGATTTCTAGGAGTCTTCTTGAGCATTGCTTGGAAATTAAATGGAGGGTCATCATCATTCATGTCGCTCGTTGATTTCGCCATTGCTTGCAGCTCTTCAATTGGATTCATTTCTGGTGCGTCTATCGCGTAAAGACTTCGACTGTAACTTGTCTTTCGAAGATTTCCGGATGTGTTCTCTAAGATATCGTTGTCGTCTCGTACTCCCGACCAGGGGACTGGTGGTTGGTAGAAATTTGGTGGGGCATATGCTGGCTTCTTTTTATAAACGGCTGGGCGATTTCCGATGTCTTTGCCAGCAGCCTTTGGGATAGGAGGCGCAGGCTCGTCTGGCGGTAGCTTGGGCACCGGCTGTGTTGGGTCTCTGCAGAACGGCACAGCGATGAGCGTCTGTGTGCTTGTAGACATCTTTATGGGCTCAGTTTGTGCTGAACTGAATCGCCGTTTCAACGGCTCATCCCACTGCTCGTGGTCAGAATCGTATTGACTTGCGAATGTGtcactaaaataaaatgagaaatcGTTTATGGTGGTAGcatcattataaaaaaaagtcattgCAATATTAGGACATGCTCATAAAGGTAGTCATGGTCAAAATGGCAACAGGCAAATAAATTGGGGATAAATGAGAACTTAGAATTATACTCACGTGCTTTTTGCCGATGGATCGCACATGTACGAGGTGTCGTAATATTGTAACTGGTCAATTCGGAAGGGCAATTTCCAAACCGTAGGTGGACCTGATCCAAGAAAATCCGCTTCCTTGGCTTGAGGGTCTACGCGGTCTAACAAAACTGATGCACTGGTGTTGAGCAGAGCCTCTAGCATCGCTTGATTGTAGATGTGTACCTGAAAAGTTAGGACAATATAGAGAACTCCAGAGAACACTATTATAATAGAGTCCAAGTTATTTTTTGTTGCTGATTTACCTGTTGTGAGAAATGAACTAAATCCTGATACCGGACAGCTCGATATTGCAACAGGACTTGGAAAATGGATCTACTCTTCCATTTCATGGCGAATCGTTTTAGAAATGTCGCCGTTTCTTCATCAATCTGCCCTGTAGATTTGATGAGTGGTCCGTACGCCTTTCTTACTATGTATCCACGGTAGGCTGGAATTGTAACGAATGGTTATTACTTAGAATCCTAAATTGAGTAGATGATTCAACATTAGACCAacataatatacatttaaaatatacatataaaagtACCTTTTTGGATAAGTAGAGCAGCTTCATCTTCAGTCACGTTCATCGATTGTTGTTTCTTTAGTTCTTTgactaaaaaataaacaaaaagtttTAGGACAAACTCGTCGAGTTTCAGATTTTTTACTTTCTGAAAATACTACTTACTGTGTACAGCTTTGGCCTTGTCTTTCTTTGCTTTTCTTCTTGCCAAAAATGCTCTCATCATACATTGTACTTTGACGATTTTCTTAACCTGGGTCTCGTACAGTCTAGCCAAGAATTCTTCATTGTAGTATTTCAGGAAAACTTTCGATTTTCCTAACACCCATCCTTCCATTTTGAGACGTATTAGAAGAAGTCTGCAGTTATCTTTGGTGACTTCGACATTTTCGTCAAAATCAAATGCTAAGAACCGGTACCTGTAAAGTTTTATACTCATTATGGCGCTTGTAGGATagcattattgaaaaaaatatttaaaaaagatcTCGAACCTTCTAATAAATTCAGCAAAAGGTATCCGAGAAGAATATCCGCTTTGTCGAGCCTTAGCAGTGTCCAGAATAGCCAAAGCCCTCAACTGCTGCCTAATGACTTCAGTCTGGAATCCTCTAGGGTTGTCATTTAGATCTGCTCTGATACATCGAACGTAGTGTGTACCCCCACTCCCTGGGCCAATCGAAAGCTGCTTCAGGATCTCAAGACTGGTAGCCCTGTATGTGGCTGCGGCCGTTCGCATCCTGTGCACTTGTGAGTATTGCCCTTTTGATACTGTATTGTATTTCTGGAAATAATTTTAAGATTACTATTctgcaaaataatatttacctacttcATTTATTAGGACTAAGTGCACTTTATTAGGACTTATTACCCTTGTCTTAATGTTTTCCATTTCCTTTTCAGATTTGGACCTCACCACCGCTACTTTTGGTTGAGCTGAAGATACAGTCAAGTTCCCAGTTTTCGTCAGTTTGTTCCTGAACAGCTGCTGAACCGTGATGTTTGTTGAAGCCCTCATCGTCTCGATCATCTCTGGGGGTAAAAAATCCTTGTTTTTGTCAGCCATCTCTCGTGCGTCATAGTTTACTTTCCCAGTATAATGTGCCACGCTGAATTCGTGACTCCCAGATAGTTTTATGTATGGCCCTTTACAAGTGGTTCTGATTGTGCCTGCGAGATGAAGAATAAATTAGTACCTTAATGTTTCTCTTAATACAAATTTTTTCTCTAAGTCTATTCAAATTGAACGTACTCATTATAAACTCCTGTCCACTGCCCGTTCGACTTGCTTCGTCTAGTATGTAAAACAGACCCAAAGGTCTGCCCATGAGCTGGTCCACCGAGTTCTTATTATCATAAAAATGCAATGACACAACTGGGATATCTTCTTCAGCTGTTTCTTGCATTTCCCAAGCGAATATCCGCTGATTATACAGGAACTGTATTTGTTCGTTTGTTGTATTAACGATTAATTGCTCTATACGATTTCTGTGGTAGCATTCGAAACCAAACATGTCTAATAGACTCACTGAAAATTTGTCGCCACTGTAAAGAAAGAAAGGTAgttgaaatataaattaatgtgGTGGAATAGCATGAAGATATTGTGCACTACTTACAATACTGATCTCATGAATGATAACTTCGAATTAATTAGGTTAATCATCCAATCGATTAGTCTTTTGTATAGAGTGCCCGCTAATGTATCTCTAGCATCTCTGGCTTCGTCTGTAGAATGTTTCCTCTTTACCGCAGTCCCACTTTCTATCAAGCAATAATTTAAGAGAGCCCAAAGAAATTTAACTTCTTCAAGAGATAGCAGCTTGGCTACCTTCTTAGCTTCATCCAGATTTTCGATTTCAGCTGATCCACTTTTGCCGTCTTTGAATCTTACATTTCCGAGTATAAGAATAGCCGCCAGGACAGTTTCTAGAAATGTTATGTCTTCTTCTTCCCAATCTAGTATTTTCAGGTTTTCAATAAATTCCTTGTAGCTTTCAACATTTTCTTGTGGAGTTTCTCGAACACCTTTTGTTCCTTTTGTTGGTTCATCTAATATTCTTAAATAT
This genomic interval from Ostrinia nubilalis chromosome 3, ilOstNubi1.1, whole genome shotgun sequence contains the following:
- the LOC135088007 gene encoding neither inactivation nor afterpotential protein C, whose translation is MKDGLNIATLPSPLDRYTLDTKLGSGIFGEVFRASDTQAAGKAVAVKVQTYTDDTEIHIQKEYKILRDFTKHPNLIDFYGVFCEKSEGVKKIWFVLELCEFGSVIDIVRKLHATDRRMSEEHIAYILKYTIKALVYLHENKVIHRNVRCSNILITKDGEVKLTDFGLSSKLNGTLDKSNTNVGSPSWMAPEVVTCGDDGYGNRADVWALGITAIEMTDAKAPFQDMHPTRALFQIVRNPPPGIGKASMWSNDINDFVTECLEKNPEHRPYMVELEEHPFIQSVPENDYHLTTELKKLALDLKSTEGLPKKPERIIKNSLLTTEGVTEPETMQVEDLAALEHLTEENILAELQTKLAKGSFTSFVGDILLILNPNTNDNIYNEEYHRKYECKSRSDNEPHIFAVADSAYQDALHHNEPQHIVFSGESKSGKTTNMNHALSHLTHLGAMKNNTAERIQKAAKVIQSSLSAATPINANSTRAILQIQVTYGSSGKLSGAIFWLYQLEKWRVSSTDMSHANFNLLYYFYDAMEAANRLDELNLEKNRKHRYLRILDEPTKGTKGVRETPQENVESYKEFIENLKILDWEEEDITFLETVLAAILILGNVRFKDGKSGSAEIENLDEAKKVAKLLSLEEVKFLWALLNYCLIESGTAVKRKHSTDEARDARDTLAGTLYKRLIDWMINLINSKLSFMRSVFGDKFSVSLLDMFGFECYHRNRIEQLIVNTTNEQIQFLYNQRIFAWEMQETAEEDIPVVSLHFYDNKNSVDQLMGRPLGLFYILDEASRTGSGQEFIMSTIRTTCKGPYIKLSGSHEFSVAHYTGKVNYDAREMADKNKDFLPPEMIETMRASTNITVQQLFRNKLTKTGNLTVSSAQPKVAVVRSKSEKEMENIKTRKYNTVSKGQYSQVHRMRTAAATYRATSLEILKQLSIGPGSGGTHYVRCIRADLNDNPRGFQTEVIRQQLRALAILDTAKARQSGYSSRIPFAEFIRRYRFLAFDFDENVEVTKDNCRLLLIRLKMEGWVLGKSKVFLKYYNEEFLARLYETQVKKIVKVQCMMRAFLARRKAKKDKAKAVHIKELKKQQSMNVTEDEAALLIQKAYRGYIVRKAYGPLIKSTGQIDEETATFLKRFAMKWKSRSIFQVLLQYRAVRYQDLVHFSQQVHIYNQAMLEALLNTSASVLLDRVDPQAKEADFLGSGPPTVWKLPFRIDQLQYYDTSYMCDPSAKSTDTFASQYDSDHEQWDEPLKRRFSSAQTEPIKMSTSTQTLIAVPFCRDPTQPVPKLPPDEPAPPIPKAAGKDIGNRPAVYKKKPAYAPPNFYQPPVPWSGVRDDNDILENTSGNLRKTSYSRSLYAIDAPEMNPIEELQAMAKSTSDMNDDDPPFNFQAMLKKTPRNRASMKRSGETDNGILEDRIPRYTSPYPRIAPSPVAHVPPAVAGRTTPASGKATPTGKKSPAPPPPRPMSRELIRKDSKELIMAALKKRDSKTDLLCTVVDNLESEKVELAPGITVEGIVTDL